The DNA window TTTGACCTCTCCGGAATATTCTTTGAGATTTAGAAGTCCAGGTACAGGATGAGCTGGGGTAAAATTTTCCAGTCTTTCTAGCGCTTTTGGGCTTAAAACGAGCATGCCAAACCCACTTTCGCCCCCGAGAGTCTTTTGCCAAGAAAAAGCGGTGATATCCAGTTTTTCCCAGGGCAGATCAGCTGCAAAGATGGCAGAAATAGCATCACAAAAGACCAATCCTTTTTGGTTGTGGGGGATCCATTCGCCGTTAGGCACCCATACCCCGGACGTGGTTCCATTCCAACTAAAAACAACATCTCGATTGGCATCGACCGCAGATAAATCAGGTAGGCGTCCAATTGGGGCATCTAGAATGCGTACATCCTTAAATCTGAGGCCTTGTTCGATTTCGAGCGCCCAGCGCTTACCAAACACTTCCCAGGTAAGGATATCAACGCCACGAGGTCCAAGCAAAGACCATAAAGCCATCATAAAGGCTCCCGTGGTTGACCCAGGTACAATGGCAACTTGGTAATCTACTGGGATACTTAGCAATTGCCGAGTAAGGCTGACAACTTCTTGTATTTTTTGAATGGCTTCAGGGGATCTGTGCGAGCGACCTACAAGAGCTAGATCTAGATCAGAAGCAGACCATCCTGGAGGCTTAGACGTAGGCCCAGAAGAAAAGCAAGGGTTGTTGGGCTTACGTTGAGGAGGTGATGCTGACATTTACACAGTACCGTTTCAAACACATGGGAGTACATAACCGTATTTTGTCTTCCAGCTTGGAAAAAGTCGAGCTAGGCAGAGTCGAATCAAAGCGTTTCTTATCCAAAATTTTTGATCAGTCATGGTTCTCTTCAAGCAGCTCTGGTGGTAAATATAGCTTGATATGTAGGTCTTTCAATTGTTCCGGGGTAACTTCAGCAGGAGCTCCCATCATCAAATCTTGGGCCTTTTGGTTCATTGGAAAGGCGATGACTTCGCGGATGTTTGGCTCATCTGCAAGTAGCATAACGATGCGATCAATTCCTGGAGCGCACCCTCCATGGGGTGGTGCCCCCAGTCTGAATGCATTGAGCATACCTGAAAAGTGTTTTTCGACATCTTTTCTAGAATATCCGCAGATTTCAAACGCTTTGAACATAATTTCAGGACTATGATTTCGAATTGCCCCACTTGAAAGCTCTACACCATTACAGACAATATCATATTGGAAGGCTTTGATACTCAAGGGATCTTGGGTTTTTAAAGCTTCAAGTCCGCCTTGCGGCATGGAAAAAGGGTTGTGCGGGAATTCAATTTTTTTCGCTTCTGGATCCCATTCAAACATTGGATAGTCCACTATCCAACAGAATTTAAAGCTATCCTTTTCTAACAGATCTAAGCGAACCCCTACCTCTTGACGTGCCAGACCCGCTAGCTTTTCAGCGTCTTGCTGGGCAGCACAGGCAAAAAAGACACCATCACCCGCTTGGGTTTTGGTTGTGTCTTGTAGATTTTTTATTTTCTCTGCGGTTAAGAATTTAGCTATCGGGCCCTTTCCTTGATTATTCTCGTCAAAGGTGATGTACCCCAAGCCCGGTGCGCCTTGGTCTCTAGCCCATGCATTCATCTTGTCAAAGAAACTGCGGGGTTGG is part of the Pseudomonadota bacterium genome and encodes:
- a CDS encoding phosphoserine transaminase; translation: MSASPPQRKPNNPCFSSGPTSKPPGWSASDLDLALVGRSHRSPEAIQKIQEVVSLTRQLLSIPVDYQVAIVPGSTTGAFMMALWSLLGPRGVDILTWEVFGKRWALEIEQGLRFKDVRILDAPIGRLPDLSAVDANRDVVFSWNGTTSGVWVPNGEWIPHNQKGLVFCDAISAIFAADLPWEKLDITAFSWQKTLGGESGFGMLVLSPKALERLENFTPAHPVPGLLNLKEYSGEVKQSMFQGQTPNTISLLCIEDFLNALKWAQKIGGQKALQKKIDDNFTVINSWVERSKWAAFLAENPLHRSKTSVCLKIQHPQFYKLDENKQWQAIKDLTMLLAEEKVAYDINNHRFSCPSLRIWTGPTVAKDDLETLLPWLDLAYEKVIQPIVTKSHPKEVS